Part of the Peptostreptococcaceae bacterium genome is shown below.
GCTTGTCGCATCAGGCGACCTTAACTCGAAACGCTTCTCGTCGGCGCTGATTGCGTATCCGGGAATCCTTATTGATGCGCTTCTGTTTGAGGTTCCGAAACATACGCTTATCGGAGCCTCGTATCCGGGCACAAGGCGCTTGTACGAGTTTGTCGATGGGTTGGCAATAGCTGTAATGGCGTCAATATGAATAAGAATACCCGCAATTGCGTGATGGGCCAATTTCGACAATCCGGAATAACCGTCCTTGTCGTACATTAGATTCTTGCCGTTTTTATTGAGCATCATGTGTACATGCATGGAGCTTCCGCACTCGTCCACAAAGGGCTTTGGCATAAATGTAACGGTTTTGCCAAATTCCATACCGCAGTTGTTCAGCAGGTTCTTGAGTTTAAGGGCGCTGTCTCCTACCTCCCTTATCCCTGCGAAGTTTACTTCTATCTCAACCTGTCCCGGTCCGCCATTTTCGGAATGATGGTACTTGATGGGAATTCCGATTTCCTCGGCTTGAAGACAGGCTTCGTTTCTGAACTCGTAGCTGCTGTCATAGGGTGAATCCAGATGGTATCCCCCATGGGCGGGCACTGAAACCGCAAGATTTTGTCCCTGGTTGTTTCCCATATTCCACTCGGCCTGGGCTGAATCTAGTCTGACCTCCATATGCGCATTCGTTGTTTTGAATGAGGCATGGTCAAGAACGAAAAATTCGAATTCCGGTCCCAATAGGCAGGCATCGGCAATATCGTTGATTTTCATGAAATTTTCCGTTTTTTCGGCTACATATCTTGGGTCATCCTCAAATCTCACGATTCTGCCATCCTTTATTTCATAGATGTTCGCAATCACAACAATCGTCTTGTTTCTTTTGTATATGTCCACATATGCACTTGTCACATCCGGTATCATCACCATGTCGGATTTTTCGACCGTAAGAAATCCGTAGCTTGATCCGTCGAATCCTATGCCCTTTTCCATGATGTCTGGGGTAAGCTTTGTTGATGTTATCGACAATCTATGCCATCTTCCGGAAAGGTCTACAACCTTGAAATCGATAGTTTTAACCTTGTTTCTTTGGCAATAATCGATCATTTCTTGAATGTTTTTAAACATGACAACTCTCCTCTTTACAGGGTCAGGCCCTGCTTTATATTATTTTAAATCCACCCTTTTGCCTTGTCTTCCGCGAGCTTATTACCGTATTGCTCTTTCCATTCTTAGTAAACATTCCTCAAGCACCGATCTTGGGCATGCGAAATTCACTCTCACAAAGCCCTCTCCACCCGGTCCAAATAGATGTCCTTCATCGAGAGCAACTTTCGCTCCTTTGCGCATAAGGTCTTCGAGCTCGCCGTTTGTTTTCACAAATCTACTAAAATCAAGCCAAGCCAGATATGTCCCCTGCGGTCTTGTAAAACCCACCTCGGGCATTCTCTCATTAATGACGCTTTCCATGAAATCAATATTGTCCTCAAGATAATCCATGACCTGACCAAACCATTCCTCTCCCTCGTTGTATGCCGCTATAAGGGATGTTATGGCAAATGGATTTGTCCAGCCTACGCTATTCTTATCAAGCGTTGCTTGGTAAGCCATGCGAATGGCCTCATTCTTTATTATTAGATTCCCTGCCTGCATGCCTGCAAGGTTGAACGTCTTGCTTGGGGAAACGCACACTATTGCATTCCTGGCAATTTCGTCCGCAAGACCCACAAATGGTACGTGCCTTTTCCCCTTCATGATGATGTCCGAATGAATCTCGTCTACGAGCATTATGACACCATTTTCCAGGCAAATCTCGCCAGCTTTCTCAAGCTCTTCCTTCGTCCATACCCTACCCACAGGGTTGTGAGGACTGCAAAGAATCATGAGCTTGACCCTGGGATCTCTAGTCATTTTCTCCAGGTCATCGTAATCCATTGTGTAGAACCCGTCATCGCATTTCAAGAGGTTGTGCACAACCTCGCAACCACCATTTTCTATGGCACTTGAAAACGGCCCGAACACGGGATTCTGAACTACAATCTTATCTCCCGCCTCTGCAAACGTTTCTATGGCATATTTGATTGCTGGCACAATTCCCGGTACAAACACGAGCCAGTCTCTATCAACTTCTAGTCCATGCCTTTTTTTATTCCAATTGATAACAGCATCATAGAAGGCTTCCCCCGCTTGGCTGTATCCGAAGATTCCATGTCTCACCCTGTTTTCAAGGGCCTCCAAAATTGGACTTGCACAAACAAAATCCATATCCGCAATCCAAAGCGGGAGCAGATTCTTGTCGCCATATTCGTCTTCAATAAAATTGTATCCCCATTTTATTGAATCGGTGTTTCTTCTATCGATAATCTCATCGAAATCGTATTTCATAATTCATCTTCCTTTGTATTTTATGTTTTCGATTTAGTCAAAAATGGAATGAGCGCAAGCCCATTCCATTTTTGATGATTTTTTCAAACATATATTAATCGTGGATCAGGGCCTGGCTCAGATTAATATTGTTCTCAATTAATGTGATATTGGATTTGTTCGTTATTAGCCAAGAAACGACTTGAATACTGAAATTACGCTGCTTCCACCGATAACAAGTGTGATAATGCTAATTGCGATTCCAATTATATTAACAAATGTGCTATTTGCATATTTGCCAAGTACCTTCTTTGAACAAGTGATATATACCAAGAATATGACTATGACAGGAAGGAATATTCCGTTTAGTGCCTGTGCCATGATGATGATTGTAAGCGGGTTGAAGCCTGTAGCCGCCCCGAATATTCCAAGAACCAAGATTCCGATATTTGTGTAGAAGAATCTCTTGTCGCTCTTGTCCAGTTTCCATCCAAGCAGTCCCCCCAATACATAGGATACTCCAAGAGGCGTAATTACTGCCGACGAGAATCCTGCGGCGAATAGGCCTATGCTCATGAAGATGTTTGCGAATGCGCCAAGTGTCGGCTCAAGCTGAATTGCCATGTCTGCAGCAGAGTTAACTGTCATGCCTCTCATTACAGTTGCAGCCGTAATCATTACCGAAGCCGTTATGAGACCACCAATCATGATTGAAACATATGTGTCCCATCTTGAAAGCACGAGGTCTTCAGGCTTGTGCCAGTTGTTTTTAGCATTTGTGCAATGAATGAAGAGATTGTAAGGCACGATTGTTGTTCCAATTAAGGCAACACAATACATGAGGGAACCTTCTGGAATTCTAGGAACCAAACCTGCCATCATGGCGCCCATGTCGGGCTTGACTACAATCATTGTAACTACGAAAACCGAAACCATTGTAATTACCAAAACACCGAGTATTTTCTCAAGCCATTTTACAGTTCCAGCATTAAGCAATATGAGTATTATTATGCCGATACCAGGTGCAATATAGTTTGTAGGAATTCCCGTCAGGTTTGAAATACCAAGGGACGTTCCAAGAAGGTCTCCCGACATGTATGCTATTCCGCCAAGGGTTATTGATCCTCCAACAAACAGTATGGCAATCTTCTTCATAAGCGGATTTTCTTCAAATATGTCTGTTATATGCTCAGCGAGTCCCTTTTGAGTTATAATTCCAAGTCTTGCCGACATTTCCTGAAGTGCTATTGTTGCAACTACTGAAAATATGATGGTCCAAAGAAGTGCGTATCCAAAGCTTGCTCCTGTTCTGGTGGCTGTGGTGACTGTGCCCGGGCCCAAGAATGATCCAACAATGATGATTCCAGGCCCCATGGCCTTCATCTTGTCTTTAAAGGTATACTTCTTTTGCAGGTTATTTTGCAATTTTTGTTCCATATTCCTACTCCTTTTTTCCCGATATCGGGAGTCCTATTAAGATATAAGCCAGTCAAATATACTATGATTGCTTGTTACTACATCCATTTCCAATAGGGCTTCAATCTCTTCCCTAATCTCCATTGACCGAAAATTAGTGCAAGAAATAAATAATAAATCGCTTTTTCCTTTAATATCAACTTTACTGCTTTCTATCAAGTTCAAAATGGTTTCGGGCCTTACCTTGGAAATATCCCTGTCATCTATCAATCCCAGGCCTTGATGAAAAGATACCTCCACCCCGAACTCATTTAAACTTCTAACCATAAATTCATTGACCTCCGCGGTATATGGGGTTATTAGCGAAATTTTTCCGGGCTTCCTTCTTCTTATTTGATCAAGAACCGCTCCGAAAGCGCTGATTCCTCTACAACCCATCTCGCCTGAAATGAATGCTTCCAAGCGTTTCAAGCCTTCTACCCCATATACGGCGGATGCCGAAGTGCATCCGAAGACAACAGCATCAAAATTCGTGATGCCTTTTAGAAAAGTCAAACCCTTTGGCAGTTCCTCGTCAACCATTTTCTTTTCTGCTTCTTCTCCTACCTCGTCAAGCCACATCCTATGGGTGTGAATAATATAATTTCCGGGGAGATTCTTTTGCAAATCAGTCTCCAGTGTTGTATCAGTATGAGGAATTATAAGAGCTATCCTTTTCTCTTTCATTGTTGCCTCCTAGAGATTGAATTTTCTTTTAGTTACTCCTGCAAGAAGGTGGAGGGTCATCCATACGGCAGTGTGGGAAGACACGTTGGCTTTGTCTTCAAGAGGATAAATTTCCACATAATCGAATGCTTCAGTCTTGGCCTTGCCGCATTCGTTAAGCATCATTGCCAATTCGAATGATGTCATGCCGCATGGATCGGGGGGGCCTCCGGGGTTGTTGGCAATATCTAAAATATCGGAACATACAGTTACATAAATAGCATCCGTTCCGTCGCTTGCTACCTCGATTGCTCTTTCAATGGCCTGTTTCCATCCATTGAGCTTGATGTCCATCCCAGGGATTACTGTCGCGCCAAACTTCTTCGCGTTCTTCAAGGCGTCGGGATGGTTTCTCGGGCCTCGAACTCCTATGTGTACAATATTTTTTGCATCTATGTTCTCTTGCTCATATACCCTGTAGAATGGTGAACATCTCGCCAATTTTTCCTCTCCGAAGCTCTCGCAGTTATCCATGTGAGCGTCAAAATGAATGACGCCGATTTTGCCATTGTATCTCTTGGCAAAAACTTCTATCAGGGGATTAGAGATGGAATGGTCTCCACCAAAAACAACCGGGAATTTCCCGGCATCAATTATTTCACCGTATTTTTTCTTGATTCCATCGAAGGTCACATCGTAGTTGCCGTTTTGAACGATGGAATCCCCATAGTCTCCGCCCGTGAAATAATCGAATATGTCTATATCGTAATCGAGCATGTACCCGCCATATCTGGCCGACGCCGCTCTTATGGTTTTAGTGGACAATTCGCAGGCGCTGTATGACCCCCAAGTGCAGATGCCTTCCCACGGAACGCCCATGACTACAATGTCGTATTTCTCCAGTTCCTCTTTGCTGGAAATCTTAGGAATGCCTAAAAAGGTAGGTGTCCCGCTGTAAACCTCCGGGAT
Proteins encoded:
- the glnA gene encoding type I glutamate--ammonia ligase, giving the protein MFKNIQEMIDYCQRNKVKTIDFKVVDLSGRWHRLSITSTKLTPDIMEKGIGFDGSSYGFLTVEKSDMVMIPDVTSAYVDIYKRNKTIVVIANIYEIKDGRIVRFEDDPRYVAEKTENFMKINDIADACLLGPEFEFFVLDHASFKTTNAHMEVRLDSAQAEWNMGNNQGQNLAVSVPAHGGYHLDSPYDSSYEFRNEACLQAEEIGIPIKYHHSENGGPGQVEIEVNFAGIREVGDSALKLKNLLNNCGMEFGKTVTFMPKPFVDECGSSMHVHMMLNKNGKNLMYDKDGYSGLSKLAHHAIAGILIHIDAITAIANPSTNSYKRLVPGYEAPISVCFGTSNRSASIRIPGYAISADEKRFELRSPDATSNAYFAFSAIMMAAFDGIINKIDSSQFGPYDVNLYALPEEEQSKIKSLPTGVLDAANALEKDNEFLLAGGVFTENIIKNHVAKIRSDFYKVNRMPHPIEFEMYFNA
- a CDS encoding pyridoxal phosphate-dependent aminotransferase — protein: MKYDFDEIIDRRNTDSIKWGYNFIEDEYGDKNLLPLWIADMDFVCASPILEALENRVRHGIFGYSQAGEAFYDAVINWNKKRHGLEVDRDWLVFVPGIVPAIKYAIETFAEAGDKIVVQNPVFGPFSSAIENGGCEVVHNLLKCDDGFYTMDYDDLEKMTRDPRVKLMILCSPHNPVGRVWTKEELEKAGEICLENGVIMLVDEIHSDIIMKGKRHVPFVGLADEIARNAIVCVSPSKTFNLAGMQAGNLIIKNEAIRMAYQATLDKNSVGWTNPFAITSLIAAYNEGEEWFGQVMDYLEDNIDFMESVINERMPEVGFTRPQGTYLAWLDFSRFVKTNGELEDLMRKGAKVALDEGHLFGPGGEGFVRVNFACPRSVLEECLLRMERAIR
- a CDS encoding Nramp family divalent metal transporter codes for the protein MQNNLQKKYTFKDKMKAMGPGIIIVGSFLGPGTVTTATRTGASFGYALLWTIIFSVVATIALQEMSARLGIITQKGLAEHITDIFEENPLMKKIAILFVGGSITLGGIAYMSGDLLGTSLGISNLTGIPTNYIAPGIGIIILILLNAGTVKWLEKILGVLVITMVSVFVVTMIVVKPDMGAMMAGLVPRIPEGSLMYCVALIGTTIVPYNLFIHCTNAKNNWHKPEDLVLSRWDTYVSIMIGGLITASVMITAATVMRGMTVNSAADMAIQLEPTLGAFANIFMSIGLFAAGFSSAVITPLGVSYVLGGLLGWKLDKSDKRFFYTNIGILVLGIFGAATGFNPLTIIIMAQALNGIFLPVIVIFLVYITCSKKVLGKYANSTFVNIIGIAISIITLVIGGSSVISVFKSFLG
- a CDS encoding agmatinase family protein, translating into MENKPICYVPERVIPEVYSGTPTFLGIPKISSKEELEKYDIVVMGVPWEGICTWGSYSACELSTKTIRAASARYGGYMLDYDIDIFDYFTGGDYGDSIVQNGNYDVTFDGIKKKYGEIIDAGKFPVVFGGDHSISNPLIEVFAKRYNGKIGVIHFDAHMDNCESFGEEKLARCSPFYRVYEQENIDAKNIVHIGVRGPRNHPDALKNAKKFGATVIPGMDIKLNGWKQAIERAIEVASDGTDAIYVTVCSDILDIANNPGGPPDPCGMTSFELAMMLNECGKAKTEAFDYVEIYPLEDKANVSSHTAVWMTLHLLAGVTKRKFNL